A stretch of Clostridium sp. BJN0001 DNA encodes these proteins:
- a CDS encoding HAD-IA family hydrolase, producing the protein MIKVIIFDLDDTLYYEKQFVLCGFKNVCIYLSKKYNKDLNKLYKDTIDILDKDGRGKIFDFLCKKNNFKEDINDLVLIYRNTKPTLTLYEDSIKIFKYLKNNNIKTGIITDGCALVQWNKIKSLKIDKKVDKVIVTDDYDGNFSKPSTKSYLEMAEYFKVNPKECIYIGDNPKKDFIGAKSIGMKTVRIIREKGDHVSDIEDNKHEADKKIKNLEEIKDIIKL; encoded by the coding sequence ATGATAAAAGTTATAATTTTTGATTTAGATGACACCCTTTACTATGAAAAACAATTTGTTTTATGTGGTTTTAAAAATGTTTGTATATATTTAAGCAAAAAATACAATAAAGATTTAAACAAGCTTTATAAAGATACAATAGATATCTTAGATAAAGACGGAAGAGGAAAGATTTTTGATTTTTTATGTAAGAAAAATAATTTTAAAGAAGATATAAATGATCTCGTTTTAATTTATAGAAATACAAAACCGACTTTAACTTTATATGAAGACAGTATTAAAATTTTTAAATACTTAAAAAATAACAATATAAAAACAGGCATTATTACAGATGGATGTGCATTAGTTCAATGGAACAAAATAAAATCTTTAAAGATTGATAAAAAAGTGGACAAGGTAATTGTAACAGATGATTATGATGGAAACTTTTCAAAGCCTTCTACAAAATCATATCTAGAAATGGCAGAATATTTTAAAGTAAATCCTAAGGAATGTATTTATATTGGAGATAATCCTAAAAAGGACTTTATAGGAGCAAAAAGCATTGGTATGAAAACTGTACGAATAATAAGAGAAAAAGGAGATCATGTGTCTGATATAGAAGATAATAAGCATGAGGCAGATAAAAAAATTAAAAATCTTGAAGAAATTAAAGATATAATAAAATTGTAA
- the ispD gene encoding 2-C-methyl-D-erythritol 4-phosphate cytidylyltransferase has protein sequence MNIGIILAGGSGTRMGNQSKPKQFIDVYGKPLIIYTLEAFENNEYIDEIVISCHKDWIDNVKIWCRKYEITKVKYIVEGGNTRQESSYNALKCLDKELSDDDIVVIHDSARPLITPQIIKNNVIMSKEYDAVDTVIHSDDTVIRSIDDKRIESVPTRKELYLGQTPQSFKYSLIKNAHIEAEKNGIYNATDDCQLVLKLNKQVFLVDGDKLNLKITRSEDLTLFKAILKMGRIGG, from the coding sequence ATGAATATAGGTATAATTCTGGCAGGTGGCAGTGGAACCAGAATGGGAAATCAGAGTAAACCAAAGCAATTTATTGATGTTTATGGAAAGCCACTTATTATTTATACATTAGAAGCTTTTGAAAACAATGAATACATAGATGAAATTGTTATATCATGCCATAAGGATTGGATAGATAATGTTAAAATATGGTGCAGAAAATATGAGATTACAAAAGTAAAATATATAGTAGAAGGCGGAAATACAAGGCAGGAATCTTCATATAATGCATTAAAATGCCTTGATAAAGAATTAAGTGATGATGACATTGTAGTTATTCATGATTCTGCAAGACCTCTTATTACACCACAAATTATAAAAAACAATGTTATCATGTCAAAGGAGTATGATGCTGTTGATACAGTAATTCATTCTGATGATACTGTAATAAGAAGTATTGATGATAAAAGAATAGAAAGTGTACCAACACGAAAAGAGTTATATTTAGGACAAACACCACAAAGTTTTAAATATTCACTTATAAAAAATGCTCATATAGAAGCAGAAAAGAATGGTATTTATAATGCTACAGATGATTGTCAGCTTGTTCTTAAGCTTAATAAACAGGTATTTTTAGTAGATGGTGATAAACTAAACTTAAAGATTACACGATCTGAAGATTTAACTCTTTTTAAAGCTATACTTAAGATGGGTAGAATAGGAGGCTAA